The Tenrec ecaudatus isolate mTenEca1 chromosome 7, mTenEca1.hap1, whole genome shotgun sequence genome window below encodes:
- the LOC142452639 gene encoding large ribosomal subunit protein eL37, with the protein MTKGTSSFGKRRNKTHTLCRRCGSKAYHLQKSTCGKCGYPAKRKRKYNWSAKAKRRNTTGTGRMRHLKIVYRRFRHGFREGTTPKPKRAAVAASSSS; encoded by the coding sequence ATGACGAAGGGAACGTCATCCTTCGGAAAGCGTCGCAATAAGACGCACACCTTGTGCCGCCGCTGTGGCTCCAAGGCCTACCATCTCCAGAAGTCGACCTGTGGCAAGTGTGGCTACCCAGCCAAGCGCAAGAGAAAGTATAACTGGAGTGCCAAGGCTAAAAGACGAAATACCACCGGTACTGGTCGAATGAGACACCTAAAAATTGTCTACCGCAGATTCAGACATGGATTCCGTGAAGGAACAACTCCTAAACCCAAGAGGGCAGCGGTTGCAGCGTCAAGTTCATCTTAA